A region from the Pempheris klunzingeri isolate RE-2024b chromosome 17, fPemKlu1.hap1, whole genome shotgun sequence genome encodes:
- the LOC139217113 gene encoding uncharacterized protein, whose amino-acid sequence MTVAVSMSAVWLKLITILCLFCTVLSGPGSSGVVWKHFGETITIQCRYSNKTEYLYLKRGLSEDLIFIKEYNSDKSNIVTGFGGRLQLNGVFPNLDILIKNLTSDDTGPYWCEYKRFDDNKHRAEITKGTGSVLLVVTDRAQTCEPSDKNVALVSVVICAAVLLGIIVTGLLIVIILKIKALCSKVKPRRVATSDVYEDMRGTRRR is encoded by the exons ATGACAGTCGCTGTCAGCATGTCTGCCGTGTGGTTGAAGCTCATAACCATCCTTTGTCTCTTCTGCACAGTCCTGAGTGGCCCAG GCAGCAGTGGAGTAGTATGGAAACATTTTGGAGAGACCATCACTATCCAGTGCAGATATTCAAACAAAACAGAGTACCTGTATTTGAAGAGGGGTCTCAGTGAGGACTTAATTTTCATCAAAGAATACAACTCAGACAAAAGTAACATTGTCACAGGATTCGGGGGCAGACTTCAGTTAAATGGAGTATTCCCCAACCTGGACATCCTCATCAAAAACTTGACCTCTGACGACACAGGGCCGTACTGGTGCGAGTACAAAAGGTTCGACGACAACAAACATCGAGCAGAAATCACAAAAGGCACAGGTTCTGTGCTCCTGGTGGTGACAG ATCGAGCGCAGACGTGCGAGCCATCAGATAAGAATGTGGCCCTGGTGTCTGTTGTGATCTGTGCCGCTGTGCTGCTTGGCATCATTGTCACGGGCCTCCTCATTGTGATCATCCTCAAG ATCAAGGCTTTGTGCAGCAAGGTGAAACCAAGACGCGTCGCCACCAGTGATGTTTACGAAGACATGCGAGGAACACGCAGGCgatga
- the LOC139216883 gene encoding jupiter microtubule associated homolog 1-like, whose protein sequence is MTTTTTFKGMEPGAKSSSRVLRPPGGDSSFSLGADENTTPQRKSKMASSIFGEPEDPHAHRRNNPPTGAPTGTLCGEPSAPLRRCQQPLLFPKNLQPELTTIHNSGAAMVWTQRQEIQNGQEQAVDECPEGVEQPEKEEQKEMPEPSDPSGEATGGRRNPPGGKSSLVLG, encoded by the exons ATGACGACGACAACCACCTTCAAGGGAATGGAGCCTGGTGCTAAAAGCAGTTCCAG GGTACTACGACCGCCAGGTGGGGACTCCAGCTTCTCCCTCGGTGCAGACGAAAACACGACCCCCCAGCGGAAGAGCAAGATGGCCTCCAGCATCTTTGGAGAACCTGAGGACCCCCATGCTCATCGGAGGAACAACCCACCCA CCGGAGCACCCACAGGAACCCTGTGTGGGGAGCCCTCTGCCCCACTTAGGCGGTGCCAGCAGCCTCTTCTCTTCCCCAAGAACCTTCAGCCGGAACTGACCACCATCCACAACTCTGGGGCAGCCATGGTCTGGACCCAGAGACAAGAG attCAAAATGGCCAAGAACAAGCAGTTGATG AGTGTCCTGAGGGTGTGGAGCAACCggagaaagaggagcagaaggaaaTGCCAGAACCCTCCGACCCGTCGGGAGAAGCCACGGGCGGCCGAAGAAACCCACCTGGTGGCAAGTCCAGCCTTGTCCTGGGTTGA
- the LOC139216403 gene encoding small ubiquitin-related modifier 2-like: protein MADEKPKEAVKTENNEHINLKVAGQDGSVVQFKIKRHTPLIKLMKAYCERQGLSMRQIRFRFDGQPINETDTPSQLEMEDEDTIDVFQQQTGGLI, encoded by the exons ATGGCTGATGAAAAACCAAAG GAAGCCgtcaagacagaaaacaacGAACACATAAACCTGAAGGTAGCAGGCCAGGATGGATCGGTAGTGCAGTTCAAGATCAAAAGACACACGCCACTCATCAAACTCATGAAGGCCTACTGTGAGAGACAG GGACTGTCAATGAGGCAAATCAGGTTCAGATTTGATGGACAGCCAATAAATGAGACAGACACACCGTCACAG TTGGAAATGGAAGATGAGGATACGATTGATGTGTTTCAACAACAGACGGGAGGCCTGATTTAA